A DNA window from Sphingomonas profundi contains the following coding sequences:
- a CDS encoding histone deacetylase, producing the protein MSIVADDRIRVVHHPDYVAANNPESRYRWNKNGLVRDLLAAEGARIAWIEPAPMPLRWIEAVHDPAYVAEVVNARVPKEKERRIGFPVTPSVARRAVRVPGGTYAAARAALSHGFAVNSAGGSHHALADSGAGYCVFNDLAIAAVRLVEEAQAARVLIVDCDVHQGDGTARLTAARPAIATYSIHAERNFPARKATSTVDVPLADGTGDAAYLAALEATLVPLLDRFAPSLILYQGGVDPFAGDRLGRLALSAEGLDARDRLVAGLAGGRGLPFAGTLGGGYGDDIMAVAERHVRSVLVLAAAYAAAARRSVAS; encoded by the coding sequence ATGAGCATCGTTGCGGACGACCGCATCCGCGTCGTCCACCATCCCGACTATGTCGCGGCGAACAATCCCGAGAGCCGCTATCGCTGGAACAAGAACGGCCTCGTCCGCGATCTTCTGGCCGCCGAGGGCGCAAGGATCGCGTGGATCGAGCCGGCGCCGATGCCGCTCCGCTGGATCGAGGCGGTCCACGACCCCGCCTATGTCGCCGAGGTGGTGAACGCGCGCGTGCCCAAGGAGAAGGAGCGGCGCATCGGCTTCCCCGTGACGCCCTCTGTCGCGCGACGGGCGGTGCGGGTGCCGGGCGGCACCTATGCCGCCGCGCGCGCGGCGCTGAGCCACGGTTTCGCGGTGAACAGCGCCGGCGGCAGCCACCATGCGCTGGCGGACAGCGGCGCGGGCTATTGTGTGTTCAACGATCTTGCCATCGCCGCCGTGCGGCTGGTGGAGGAGGCGCAGGCGGCGCGCGTGCTGATCGTCGACTGCGACGTGCACCAGGGTGACGGCACCGCCCGCCTCACCGCCGCCCGGCCGGCGATCGCGACCTACTCGATCCACGCCGAGCGGAACTTCCCGGCGCGCAAGGCTACATCGACGGTGGACGTGCCGCTGGCCGACGGCACCGGCGACGCCGCCTATCTCGCCGCGCTGGAAGCCACGCTGGTGCCGCTGCTCGATCGCTTCGCGCCGTCGCTGATCCTCTACCAGGGCGGGGTGGATCCGTTCGCCGGCGACCGGCTCGGCCGGCTGGCGCTGAGCGCGGAGGGGCTGGACGCGCGCGATCGGCTGGTTGCCGGGCTCGCCGGCGGGCGCGGCCTGCCGTTCGCCGGCACCCTGGGCGGCGGCTATGGCGACGACATCATGGCCGTGGCCGAGCGCCACGTCCGCTCCGTCCTCGTGCTGGCCGCCGCTTATGCGGCGGCTGCGCGACGGTCCGTTGCTTCCTGA
- a CDS encoding TonB-dependent receptor domain-containing protein gives MSFLISKRVIIAGLCAGASLWPAIAAAQDAVPPATASGELQDIVVTAERRSENLQNVPVSVGVLQGGDLRAFTSGGDDTLLALSGRVPSLYAETTTGRIFPRFYIRGLGNIDFYLGASQPVSIIQDDVVLEHVVLKSNPVFDVGQIEVLRGPQGSLFGRNTTAGIIKFDTLRPTQEFTGRATATYGSYNTVTVDAGVGGPLVQDKLSFRLSGLYQRRDDYVDNAFNGTSADGTVTPRKNALGGFEEKDARLQLLFTPTDTFSILASGHARDYDGTSTLFLRQGLVKGSNDPIAPRTVVRYDEAQNNPQAYKTYGASVKMAMDFGPAAFTSITAYETTHGFSRGDTDGGAAADYPVGGVPNGFGQSQGQIRDLDQWTQELRLASTGDTAFKWQVGAYYFDSRDITDFYQRAFFLTTAARNPNNWVRLRNRNYSYAFFGQASYHVGDLTITGGVRQTKDSKRTILLKTANTVANVSTYRGRRDVTLSDTKPSWDVSALYEVAPELSVYARVARGFRGPTIQGRSAVFNADFTTADSETNTSYEAGFKSRLFDNKLRLNATGFFYRVKDIQLNGNDVNGNGVLFNADKADGYGMEADAEFRPIPNLAISAGVSLLHTEIKDPNVFAQVCQLNNIVVCTVQDSTIRVGTNTFANINGNPLPNAPEYNLNFAVRYDVPIGSAGKAFVSTDWNVQGYTNFVLYRTREFYSKDNFEGGVRVGFEGGNGAYEVAVFARNITKEKNLKGVIENYLAAVYNEPRIIGVSLSGKF, from the coding sequence GTGTCCTTCCTGATCAGCAAGCGTGTCATCATCGCCGGCCTGTGCGCGGGCGCGTCCCTCTGGCCGGCGATCGCCGCCGCGCAGGATGCGGTACCGCCGGCCACGGCCAGCGGCGAGTTGCAGGACATCGTCGTCACCGCCGAGCGCCGGTCGGAGAATCTCCAGAACGTGCCGGTCTCGGTCGGCGTGCTGCAGGGCGGCGATCTGCGCGCCTTCACCAGCGGCGGCGACGATACGCTGCTCGCCCTCTCCGGTCGCGTGCCCAGCCTGTATGCGGAAACGACTACCGGCCGCATCTTCCCGCGCTTCTACATTCGCGGCCTGGGCAATATCGACTTCTATCTCGGCGCCTCGCAGCCCGTGTCGATCATCCAGGACGACGTGGTGCTCGAGCATGTCGTGCTGAAATCGAACCCGGTGTTCGACGTCGGCCAGATCGAGGTGCTGCGCGGGCCGCAGGGCTCGCTGTTCGGGCGCAACACCACCGCCGGCATCATCAAGTTCGATACGCTGCGCCCGACGCAGGAGTTTACCGGCCGCGCCACCGCCACCTACGGCAGCTACAATACGGTGACGGTGGACGCCGGCGTCGGCGGCCCGCTGGTGCAGGACAAGCTCTCCTTCCGCCTCTCCGGCCTCTACCAGCGGCGCGACGATTATGTCGACAACGCCTTCAACGGCACGAGCGCGGACGGCACGGTGACGCCGCGCAAGAACGCACTCGGCGGCTTCGAGGAAAAGGATGCGCGGCTGCAGCTGCTGTTCACGCCGACCGACACCTTCTCCATCCTCGCCTCCGGCCACGCCCGCGACTATGACGGCACCTCCACCCTGTTCCTGCGCCAGGGGCTGGTGAAGGGATCGAACGATCCGATCGCGCCGCGCACCGTCGTCCGCTACGACGAGGCGCAGAACAATCCGCAGGCCTACAAGACCTACGGCGCATCGGTGAAGATGGCGATGGACTTCGGCCCCGCCGCCTTCACCTCCATCACCGCCTACGAGACGACCCACGGCTTCAGCCGCGGCGATACGGACGGCGGTGCCGCGGCCGACTATCCGGTCGGCGGCGTGCCCAACGGCTTCGGCCAGAGCCAGGGCCAGATCCGCGACCTGGACCAGTGGACGCAGGAGCTGCGGCTGGCGAGCACCGGCGACACCGCCTTCAAGTGGCAGGTCGGCGCCTATTATTTCGACAGCCGGGACATCACCGATTTCTACCAGCGCGCCTTCTTCCTGACGACGGCGGCGCGCAACCCGAACAACTGGGTGCGGCTGCGCAACCGCAACTACAGCTACGCCTTCTTCGGCCAGGCGAGCTACCACGTCGGCGACCTGACGATCACCGGCGGCGTGCGCCAGACGAAGGACAGCAAGCGCACGATCCTGCTGAAGACGGCCAACACCGTCGCCAACGTCTCCACCTATCGCGGCCGGCGCGACGTGACCCTCTCCGACACCAAGCCGAGCTGGGACGTCTCCGCCCTGTACGAGGTGGCGCCGGAGCTGAGCGTCTACGCCCGCGTGGCGCGCGGCTTCCGCGGCCCCACCATCCAGGGCCGCTCGGCCGTGTTCAACGCCGACTTCACGACCGCCGATTCCGAGACGAACACCTCCTACGAGGCAGGCTTCAAGAGCCGGCTGTTCGACAACAAGCTGCGCCTGAACGCCACCGGCTTCTTCTACCGCGTCAAGGACATCCAGCTGAACGGCAACGACGTGAACGGCAACGGCGTGCTGTTCAACGCCGACAAGGCCGACGGCTACGGCATGGAGGCGGATGCCGAGTTCCGCCCGATCCCCAACCTCGCAATCTCGGCCGGCGTCAGCCTGCTGCACACCGAGATCAAGGATCCGAACGTCTTCGCGCAGGTGTGCCAGCTGAACAACATCGTCGTCTGCACCGTGCAGGATTCGACGATCCGGGTGGGCACGAACACCTTCGCCAACATCAACGGCAACCCGCTGCCGAACGCGCCGGAATACAACCTCAACTTCGCCGTGCGCTACGACGTGCCGATCGGCAGCGCCGGCAAGGCGTTCGTCTCGACCGACTGGAACGTGCAGGGCTACACCAACTTCGTGCTCTACCGGACGCGGGAATTCTACTCGAAGGACAATTTCGAGGGCGGCGTGCGCGTCGGCTTCGAGGGCGGCAACGGCGCCTATGAGGTGGCGGTGTTCGCCCGCAACATCACCAAGGAAAAGAACCTGAAGGGCGTGATCGAGAATTACCTCGCCGCCGTCTACAACGAGCCGCGCATCATCGGCGTCTCGCTCTCCGGCAAGTTCTGA
- a CDS encoding dicarboxylate/amino acid:cation symporter, which translates to MTIIARSADPAVPPVRRRWYAHLYLQVLAAIVAGVMLGHFAPATGQAMKPIGDAFIKLVKMVIAPVIFLTIVTGIAGMRDLGSVGRVAAKAFAYFLTFSTVALVVGLIVANVVRPGAGLNIDPARFDASKVSGFAAKAHETTVVGFLTGIIPDTFLSALTEGNILQTLFVAILFGVGLAMIGDRGTRLLAALEDLSLALFKVVAILMKAAPIGAFGAMAFTIGAYGVDTLANLAGLVATFYLTSLLFVLVVLGAVGWLAGFSILRLIGYLKAELLLVLGTSSSESALPSLIEKMERAGCPKSIVGLVVPTGYSFNLDGTNIYMTLAALFIAQACNVDLTLGQQLLLLGVAMLSSKGAAGVTGAGFITLAATLSIVPSVPVAGMALILGVDRFMSECRSLTNFIGNAVATVVVARWEGRFDKAQFDRAMAGEAPPVDRLPADAVPAG; encoded by the coding sequence ATGACGATCATCGCCCGATCCGCCGACCCCGCCGTGCCGCCGGTCCGCCGCCGTTGGTACGCGCACCTCTATCTGCAGGTGCTCGCCGCGATCGTCGCCGGGGTGATGCTCGGCCATTTCGCGCCGGCCACCGGCCAGGCGATGAAGCCGATCGGCGATGCCTTCATCAAGCTGGTGAAGATGGTCATCGCGCCGGTGATCTTCCTCACCATCGTCACCGGCATTGCCGGCATGCGCGATCTCGGCTCGGTCGGCCGGGTCGCGGCCAAGGCGTTCGCCTACTTCCTCACCTTCTCCACTGTGGCGCTGGTGGTGGGCCTGATCGTGGCCAATGTGGTGCGGCCGGGCGCCGGGCTGAACATCGATCCCGCGCGGTTCGACGCCTCGAAGGTCAGCGGCTTCGCCGCCAAGGCGCACGAGACGACGGTCGTGGGCTTCCTCACCGGGATCATCCCGGACACGTTCCTCTCCGCGCTGACGGAGGGCAATATCCTGCAAACGCTGTTCGTCGCGATCCTGTTCGGCGTCGGCCTGGCGATGATCGGCGATCGCGGCACACGCCTGCTGGCGGCGCTGGAGGATCTGTCGCTCGCCTTGTTCAAGGTGGTCGCGATCCTGATGAAGGCGGCGCCGATCGGCGCTTTCGGCGCGATGGCCTTCACCATCGGGGCGTACGGCGTCGATACGCTCGCCAACCTCGCCGGGCTGGTCGCGACCTTCTATCTCACCTCGCTGCTGTTCGTGCTGGTGGTGCTGGGCGCGGTCGGGTGGCTGGCGGGGTTCTCGATCCTGCGGCTGATCGGCTACCTGAAGGCGGAGCTGCTGCTGGTGCTCGGCACCTCCTCGTCGGAGAGCGCGCTGCCGAGCCTGATCGAGAAGATGGAGCGCGCCGGCTGCCCCAAGTCGATCGTCGGCCTGGTCGTGCCCACCGGCTACAGCTTCAATCTGGACGGCACGAACATCTACATGACCCTGGCGGCCTTGTTCATCGCGCAGGCGTGCAACGTCGATCTCACGCTCGGCCAGCAGCTGCTGCTGCTCGGCGTGGCGATGCTCTCGTCCAAGGGCGCGGCGGGCGTCACCGGCGCGGGGTTCATCACGCTGGCCGCCACCCTCTCGATCGTGCCGAGCGTGCCGGTGGCGGGCATGGCGCTGATCCTGGGCGTCGATCGCTTCATGAGCGAGTGCCGCAGCCTCACCAACTTCATCGGCAATGCCGTCGCGACCGTGGTCGTCGCGCGCTGGGAAGGGCGGTTCGACAAGGCGCAGTTCGATCGCGCGATGGCCGGCGAGGCGCCGCCCGTGGACCGGCTGCCCGCCGACGCGGTGCCCGCCGGATAG
- a CDS encoding glycosyltransferase family 4 protein — MDRTIDFVSTNEGAGARADPEAAIRKLDGADIILFSVQDLFGYLKAHATMSGIQRVQAGIALYAIEHEDERVGFILNDLSDKYRDGEFLLIDNAAFREVIAYASGERVDHEHLRGMLARCEAEAHVIRPRPANTIILLGAFWGHGNTMDRYVTAKRDGVKLGAYVYDIIPVTHPEYCDADLVRDFSMSVGEMGLVVDFVFTISDYTRETLARLFRENGGRDIPMRTVPLAHSLTVPDISVESWPAALRKIKGRPYVAYVSTVEGRKNHLYVVNAWRQMIDQGVDVPDLVFVGRRGWRISGLMDLLDGTNYLDGRVHIVHDLSDSELNSIYANCRFTVFTSFVEGWGLPVGESLIHHVPCAASRTSSLPEVGGVFVDYLDPLNLRQGVVVLRKLIEDHDYREARRQQIREHFVPRSWDDVGRDFIEKVREEIATGYPARTIHPPLPQGVKFTLGDLVSRPILMHDYVPSPMRLALVGSFYHLERFGAWMRGNVGEFTFQTDLPAGEEVVVYAELEVRDKATGRDISITVADAGGEAPPRWQTIADTGQRLYRTRGKVGEGGLCTIVLEVSGTLNAVEFDSRLFAIGLAAIGYARATDSALREDLVERFTFQDMSRGGRGR, encoded by the coding sequence ATGGACCGCACGATCGATTTCGTCTCGACGAACGAGGGCGCCGGCGCACGCGCCGACCCGGAGGCCGCGATCCGCAAGCTGGACGGCGCGGACATCATCCTCTTCTCGGTGCAGGATCTGTTCGGCTACCTGAAGGCCCATGCCACGATGTCGGGCATCCAGCGGGTGCAGGCCGGCATCGCGCTCTACGCGATCGAGCATGAGGACGAGCGCGTCGGCTTCATCCTGAACGATCTCAGCGACAAGTATCGCGACGGCGAGTTCCTGCTGATCGACAATGCCGCCTTTCGCGAGGTGATCGCCTACGCCTCGGGCGAGCGGGTGGATCACGAGCATCTGCGCGGCATGCTGGCGCGCTGCGAGGCGGAGGCGCACGTCATCCGGCCCCGCCCGGCCAACACCATCATCCTGCTGGGCGCCTTCTGGGGCCATGGCAACACGATGGACCGCTACGTCACCGCCAAGCGCGACGGCGTGAAGCTGGGCGCCTACGTCTACGACATCATCCCCGTGACCCATCCCGAATATTGCGACGCGGATCTGGTTCGCGATTTCTCCATGTCGGTCGGCGAGATGGGGCTGGTCGTCGATTTCGTGTTCACCATCTCGGACTATACGCGCGAGACGCTGGCCAGGCTGTTCCGCGAAAATGGCGGGCGCGACATCCCGATGCGCACCGTGCCGCTGGCCCATTCGCTGACGGTGCCGGACATCAGCGTGGAGAGCTGGCCGGCGGCGCTGCGCAAGATCAAGGGCCGCCCCTACGTGGCCTATGTCTCCACGGTGGAGGGGCGCAAGAACCACCTCTACGTCGTCAACGCCTGGCGGCAGATGATCGATCAGGGCGTGGACGTGCCGGATCTGGTGTTCGTCGGCCGCCGCGGCTGGCGGATCAGCGGCCTGATGGACCTGCTGGACGGCACCAACTATCTCGATGGACGCGTCCACATCGTCCACGATCTCTCGGATTCAGAACTCAACAGCATCTACGCCAATTGCCGCTTCACCGTGTTCACCAGCTTCGTCGAGGGCTGGGGCCTGCCGGTGGGCGAGAGCCTGATCCACCATGTGCCGTGCGCCGCTTCGCGCACCTCGTCGCTCCCGGAGGTCGGCGGCGTGTTCGTCGACTATCTCGATCCGCTGAACCTGCGCCAGGGCGTGGTGGTGCTGCGCAAGCTGATCGAGGATCACGACTATCGCGAGGCGCGCCGCCAGCAGATCCGCGAGCATTTCGTGCCGCGCAGCTGGGACGATGTCGGCCGCGACTTCATCGAGAAGGTGCGCGAGGAGATCGCGACCGGCTATCCGGCGCGCACCATCCATCCGCCGCTGCCGCAGGGCGTGAAGTTCACCCTCGGCGATCTCGTCAGCCGGCCGATCCTGATGCACGATTATGTGCCCAGCCCGATGCGGCTGGCGCTGGTCGGCTCCTTCTACCATCTCGAACGCTTCGGCGCGTGGATGCGCGGCAATGTCGGCGAGTTCACCTTCCAGACCGATCTGCCGGCCGGCGAGGAGGTGGTGGTCTATGCCGAACTGGAAGTGCGCGACAAGGCGACCGGCCGCGACATCTCGATCACCGTGGCCGACGCCGGTGGAGAGGCCCCGCCGCGCTGGCAGACGATCGCCGATACCGGCCAGCGGCTCTACCGCACGCGCGGGAAGGTGGGCGAAGGCGGGCTCTGCACGATCGTGCTGGAGGTGAGCGGCACGCTGAACGCGGTCGAGTTCGACTCGCGCCTGTTCGCGATCGGCCTCGCCGCGATCGGCTATGCGCGGGCCACCGACTCGGCGCTGCGCGAGGACCTGGTCGAGCGCTTCACCTTCCAGGACATGAGCCGCGGCGGCCGCGGCCGGTAG
- a CDS encoding glycosyltransferase, with translation MSFLFKRKRTFRKLGNAHRDKGGWQEAAAAYRRHLDDEPDDVAIWVQLGHMEKESGRIAEAEAAYTQASVLAPTDPDPLLHLSHMLKSHARAEDAFDAFLRLFRIAPEEETREELQRLMPRRRVGATVTARPGAILFAMQDFFNSFAGNSTFTGIQRVQVGVALAAMADPAVDAHFIVNGADENDRATFLRLDETALRDIFAYVGGETVNHAVLLQLLRVAELGAAPISFGAGTTIVILGSFWGLGEGVARYLDAKRDGARLVAYVHDVIPASHPEYCDANLSNAFWRALAELLHVVDFMMTNSDFTQAELRRFIAEQGGTPVPMQTVPLAHSLEGAKAAGGAWPASLAGLRNERYVAYVSTVEGRKNHIYVVRAWQRMIENGVRVPDLVFVGRVGWKTDDLTALLRQTDNLGGRVHIVHGLSDAELNAVYAKAMFTVFTSLVEGWGLPVGESLVHGVPCVAANVASIPEVGGAFVDYVDPTDLEDGVRVLTRMIADDRYRTERRRAIREGFVPRSWRDVGDDLLAKLRAMIAAHPQVTPVTPVAFDDGRVFRPGGVMGRPRPVAGYFASPLGLAMATSFYEAEPGGAWLRGGSGELTFGTSVPPGEDIVVLLAIKTAPWALGRDISIDLPGSGTGPARWARLKSARTLLRIQGPVAADGTCTLMLRTDFEPEPIPGDTRRFAVALESLGYAPAGRPDARTELRETFLFT, from the coding sequence ATGTCGTTTCTTTTCAAGCGCAAGAGGACGTTCCGCAAGCTCGGCAACGCGCATCGGGACAAGGGCGGGTGGCAGGAGGCGGCCGCCGCCTACCGCCGTCACCTGGACGACGAGCCGGACGACGTGGCGATCTGGGTGCAGCTGGGCCACATGGAGAAGGAGAGCGGCCGCATCGCCGAGGCGGAGGCGGCCTATACGCAGGCGTCCGTCCTGGCGCCGACCGATCCCGATCCGCTGCTGCACCTGTCCCACATGCTGAAATCGCATGCGCGGGCCGAGGACGCCTTCGACGCCTTTCTGCGCCTGTTCCGCATCGCGCCGGAGGAGGAGACGCGCGAGGAGCTGCAACGGCTGATGCCGCGCCGCCGGGTGGGTGCCACCGTCACCGCCCGGCCCGGCGCGATCCTGTTCGCGATGCAGGACTTCTTCAATTCCTTCGCCGGGAACAGCACCTTCACCGGCATCCAGCGCGTGCAGGTGGGGGTCGCCCTCGCGGCGATGGCGGATCCGGCGGTGGATGCCCACTTCATCGTCAACGGCGCGGACGAGAATGATCGCGCCACCTTCCTGCGGCTGGACGAGACCGCGCTGCGCGACATCTTCGCCTATGTCGGCGGCGAGACCGTCAACCATGCGGTGCTGCTGCAACTGCTGCGGGTGGCGGAACTCGGCGCCGCGCCGATCTCCTTCGGGGCCGGCACCACGATCGTGATCCTCGGCTCGTTCTGGGGCCTGGGCGAGGGCGTCGCCCGCTACCTCGATGCCAAGCGGGACGGCGCCCGGCTGGTCGCCTACGTCCACGACGTGATCCCCGCCTCCCACCCCGAATATTGCGACGCCAACCTCAGCAACGCCTTCTGGCGCGCGCTGGCCGAGCTGCTCCACGTCGTCGACTTCATGATGACGAACTCGGACTTCACGCAGGCCGAACTCAGGCGCTTCATCGCCGAGCAGGGCGGCACCCCCGTGCCGATGCAGACGGTGCCGCTCGCCCACTCGCTGGAGGGGGCGAAGGCCGCCGGCGGCGCGTGGCCGGCCTCGCTGGCCGGCCTGCGGAACGAGCGGTACGTCGCCTACGTCTCGACCGTGGAGGGCCGCAAGAACCACATCTACGTCGTGCGCGCGTGGCAGCGCATGATCGAGAACGGGGTGCGCGTGCCCGATCTGGTGTTCGTCGGCCGCGTGGGCTGGAAGACGGACGATCTGACCGCGCTGCTGCGGCAGACGGACAATCTCGGCGGACGCGTCCACATCGTCCACGGCCTCTCCGATGCGGAGCTGAACGCGGTCTACGCCAAGGCGATGTTCACCGTGTTCACCAGCCTCGTCGAGGGCTGGGGCCTGCCGGTGGGCGAGAGCCTGGTGCACGGCGTGCCTTGCGTCGCCGCCAACGTCGCCTCGATCCCGGAGGTGGGCGGCGCCTTCGTCGACTATGTCGATCCGACCGACCTGGAAGACGGCGTGCGCGTGCTGACGCGGATGATCGCGGACGATCGCTACCGCACCGAGCGGCGGCGTGCGATCCGCGAGGGGTTCGTCCCGCGCAGCTGGCGCGACGTGGGCGACGATCTGCTCGCCAAGCTGCGCGCGATGATCGCGGCCCATCCCCAGGTCACGCCGGTCACGCCGGTGGCGTTCGACGACGGCCGCGTCTTCCGTCCTGGCGGCGTGATGGGTCGGCCGAGGCCGGTCGCCGGCTATTTCGCCAGCCCGCTGGGTCTCGCCATGGCGACCAGCTTCTACGAGGCGGAGCCCGGCGGCGCGTGGCTGCGCGGCGGATCGGGCGAGCTGACCTTCGGCACCTCCGTGCCGCCCGGCGAGGACATCGTCGTGCTGCTGGCGATCAAGACGGCGCCGTGGGCGCTGGGCCGCGACATCTCGATCGACCTGCCCGGATCCGGCACCGGGCCGGCGCGCTGGGCGCGGCTGAAATCCGCGCGGACGCTGCTCCGCATCCAGGGGCCGGTGGCGGCGGACGGCACCTGCACGCTGATGCTGCGCACCGACTTCGAACCCGAACCCATCCCCGGCGACACCCGCCGTTTCGCCGTCGCGCTCGAATCGCTCGGCTACGCGCCGGCCGGCCGGCCGGACGCGCGGACCGAGCTGCGCGAGACGTTCCTCTTCACCTGA
- a CDS encoding glycosyltransferase, translating to MKILYVSVHSVLEDDEIRMFKRLGHDVFPLGVNFGFQAVEPFRDPIPFNEGEHALLDRFHALGGRFRYGAPYAAETIVPAAFVELFDIVVVMHDLEMILRHWPALSVRPVVWRTIGQNIEGLEETASRLMGQGLNIVRYSPVERRAPGYCGETALIRFAKHEDDYGPWLGHSDHVLTFANLFRQRYPAEAEAYGQIVAGLPTMLGGVGNEGMDGAVGLLTPEQQKIHYDACRGYLYCSGREVPYTLNFMEALMTGMPVIACDFAPRGAYYEVPELLADGAGIVATNVAEARDAIVRLLEDRDFADETSRLGRARAVALFGQAHVSRQWDDLFTALAG from the coding sequence ATGAAGATCCTCTACGTTTCCGTCCACTCCGTGCTCGAGGATGACGAGATCCGCATGTTCAAGCGGCTCGGCCACGATGTCTTCCCGCTGGGCGTGAACTTCGGCTTCCAGGCGGTCGAACCGTTCCGCGATCCCATTCCGTTCAACGAAGGCGAGCATGCGCTGCTCGATCGTTTCCACGCGCTCGGCGGCCGCTTCCGCTACGGCGCGCCCTACGCCGCCGAGACGATCGTGCCGGCCGCCTTCGTCGAACTGTTCGACATCGTCGTGGTGATGCACGATCTCGAAATGATCCTGCGGCACTGGCCGGCGCTCTCCGTCCGTCCGGTCGTGTGGCGCACGATCGGCCAGAATATCGAGGGGCTGGAGGAGACGGCGTCGCGGCTGATGGGGCAGGGGCTGAACATCGTCCGCTACTCCCCGGTCGAGCGCCGGGCGCCGGGCTATTGCGGCGAGACGGCGCTGATCCGCTTCGCCAAGCACGAGGACGATTACGGCCCATGGCTCGGCCATTCGGACCATGTGCTGACCTTCGCCAACCTGTTCCGCCAGCGCTATCCGGCCGAGGCCGAGGCCTATGGGCAGATCGTCGCCGGGCTGCCCACCATGCTCGGCGGCGTCGGCAACGAGGGGATGGACGGGGCGGTCGGCCTGCTGACGCCGGAGCAGCAGAAGATCCATTATGATGCGTGCCGCGGCTATCTCTACTGCTCGGGCCGCGAGGTGCCGTACACGCTCAACTTCATGGAGGCGCTGATGACCGGGATGCCGGTGATCGCCTGCGATTTCGCGCCGCGCGGCGCCTATTACGAGGTGCCGGAACTGCTGGCGGACGGCGCCGGCATCGTCGCGACCAACGTGGCGGAAGCGCGCGATGCGATCGTCCGGCTGCTGGAGGACCGCGATTTCGCCGACGAGACGAGCCGCCTGGGCCGGGCGCGGGCCGTGGCGCTGTTCGGCCAGGCGCACGTCTCGCGCCAGTGGGACGATTTGTTCACCGCCCTGGCCGGCTGA